The Phycisphaerae bacterium genome has a segment encoding these proteins:
- a CDS encoding sugar kinase, whose translation MKYGLNIPQKGELDIVSLGAMVNRLDPGIVPFRKATRFDIHVSGGEFNVAANLSDCFGMRTGIATAMVDYPLGDLIAQRVRMMGVKPFYKHFKHDGVQGPNMATVYSDRGGGVRAPVVFYNRCNEAAAQLKSGDFDWKAVFAGGVRWFHSGGIFAALSPTTSDVIIEGMQAAKKAGAIVSFDLNYRAKLWNISGGHERAVAVLDRIVKNVDVLVGNEEDLQMGLGMPGPEVAAKSKLDPSAFISMIDKVIKKHPQIKVLATTLRQVHSSNRHSWSAVAWIDGKTHQAPTAELDVYDRVGGGDGFASGFFYGLLAGLEPEEAVKMGWAHGALLTTTPGDTTMVTLDQVKAFAGGGSARIQR comes from the coding sequence TATTCCGCAGAAGGGCGAGCTGGATATCGTATCGCTGGGCGCGATGGTAAACCGGCTCGACCCAGGGATTGTGCCATTTCGAAAAGCGACGAGATTTGATATTCACGTCAGCGGCGGAGAATTTAATGTCGCGGCGAACCTGTCGGACTGCTTCGGGATGCGCACCGGTATAGCAACAGCGATGGTAGATTATCCACTCGGCGATTTGATTGCACAGCGGGTGCGAATGATGGGCGTTAAGCCTTTTTATAAACATTTCAAACATGACGGCGTTCAGGGGCCTAATATGGCGACTGTTTACAGCGACCGCGGCGGCGGAGTGCGGGCGCCGGTGGTATTTTATAACCGCTGCAACGAAGCGGCAGCACAACTTAAAAGCGGCGATTTCGACTGGAAGGCCGTTTTTGCCGGCGGCGTGCGATGGTTCCACAGCGGCGGAATCTTTGCTGCGCTTTCGCCGACGACGAGCGACGTGATAATCGAAGGAATGCAGGCCGCGAAGAAAGCAGGCGCTATTGTATCGTTCGACCTTAATTACAGGGCGAAACTGTGGAACATATCCGGCGGTCACGAGCGGGCAGTCGCGGTTCTCGACCGCATCGTGAAAAACGTCGATGTGCTCGTCGGCAACGAAGAAGATTTGCAAATGGGGCTGGGTATGCCTGGGCCGGAAGTAGCGGCTAAATCCAAACTGGACCCAAGCGCATTTATCAGTATGATAGACAAAGTCATCAAGAAACATCCGCAGATTAAAGTTCTGGCGACTACGCTGCGTCAGGTCCATTCGAGCAACCGGCACAGCTGGAGCGCGGTCGCGTGGATAGACGGGAAAACACATCAGGCGCCGACGGCAGAGCTTGACGTATATGACCGGGTCGGCGGCGGGGACGGTTTCGCTTCCGGTTTCTTCTATGGCCTTCTGGCAGGTCTCGAACCGGAAGAAGCGGTGAAAATGGGCTGGGCGCACGGAGCGCTTTTAACAACCACACCCGGCGATACTACGATGGTTACGTTAGACCAGGTAAAGGCATTTGCCGGCGGCGGTTCGGCGCGAATACAGAGATAA